In a single window of the Thiohalophilus sp. genome:
- a CDS encoding BrnT family toxin: MDVRWDPAKAKANLRKHGIHFSDAEAVLFDPLALSMEDQDAEGEDRYIAMGEDTVGRVLVVVYTYRGDTIRIISARLATRKEMNVYEKGI, translated from the coding sequence ATGGACGTAAGATGGGATCCAGCCAAGGCTAAGGCGAATTTACGGAAACACGGGATCCACTTCTCGGATGCAGAAGCCGTCCTGTTCGATCCTCTGGCCCTTTCGATGGAGGACCAGGATGCTGAAGGTGAAGATCGCTACATCGCAATGGGTGAAGATACTGTGGGGCGCGTGTTAGTGGTCGTGTATACCTACCGTGGCGATACGATTCGAATCATATCGGCGCGCCTTGCCACTCGCAAAGAGATGAATGTTTATGAAAAAGGAATATGA
- a CDS encoding BrnA antitoxin family protein, translated as MKKEYDFKKAKRGPVIKPKGKTRITIYLDDDVVETFRKLADESGSGYQTLINQALRDFLGKSPGPLDEETLRRVIREELRSA; from the coding sequence ATGAAAAAGGAATATGATTTTAAAAAGGCCAAACGCGGCCCGGTGATAAAACCGAAAGGTAAAACTCGTATCACCATATATCTGGATGATGACGTGGTTGAAACCTTTCGCAAGCTGGCAGATGAATCCGGTTCAGGTTACCAAACCCTGATTAATCAAGCTCTACGTGATTTTCTTGGCAAAAGTCCCGGTCCGCTGGATGAAGAAACGCTGCGTCGAGTTATTCGCGAAGAGCTACGTTCGGCGTAA